The Rhinopithecus roxellana isolate Shanxi Qingling chromosome 14, ASM756505v1, whole genome shotgun sequence genome includes a window with the following:
- the FTCDNL1 gene encoding formiminotransferase N-terminal subdomain-containing protein isoform X2: protein MSSSRVGLRLAACLLNISEARRKYIVENIAKAALLDKNGKKHPQVSVLNIFSDQDYNRSVITIAASVDKLGSSVLAACLEAFQAIDMEVQEGIHPCLGAVDLIPIYPLSGVTVEECGVVARMDKCNQA, encoded by the exons ATGTCTTCTTCCAGAGTGGGGCTCCGTTTGGCTGCCTGTTTACTAAACATTTCAGAAGCCAGAAGAAAATACATTGTTGAGAACATAGCAAAAGCAGCTCTTCTTGACAAAAATG GAAAGAAACATCCTCAAGTGTCAGTGCTCAATATATTTTCTGATCAAGACTACAATAGATCAGTCATTACAATAGCAGCTTCTGTTGATAAGTTGG gcaGTTCTGTTCTGGCTGCCTGCCTAGAGGCCTTCCAGGCTATCGATATGGAAGTTCAAGAGGGAATCCACCCTTGCCTGGGAGCAGTGGACCTGATTCCGATTTACCCTCTCTCTGGAGTCACAGTGGAAGAGTGTGGAGTGGTGGCCAGAA
- the FTCDNL1 gene encoding formiminotransferase N-terminal subdomain-containing protein isoform X3, translated as MSSSRVGLRLAACLLNISEARRKYIVENIAKAALLDKNGKKHPQVSVLNIFSDQDYNRSVITIAASVDKLVDKCNQA; from the exons ATGTCTTCTTCCAGAGTGGGGCTCCGTTTGGCTGCCTGTTTACTAAACATTTCAGAAGCCAGAAGAAAATACATTGTTGAGAACATAGCAAAAGCAGCTCTTCTTGACAAAAATG GAAAGAAACATCCTCAAGTGTCAGTGCTCAATATATTTTCTGATCAAGACTACAATAGATCAGTCATTACAATAGCAGCTTCTGTTGATAAGTTGG